In a single window of the Candidatus Palauibacter scopulicola genome:
- a CDS encoding thiolase family protein, whose protein sequence is MSGQDRTPVIIDAVRTPVGRAGGALSSMRADDLLAHAIRALVERTGVPAGRIEDVIAGCTNQAGEDNRNVARMAGLLAGLPVEVAGQTVNRLCGSGLQAVVTAAHAIRAGEGDVFIAGGVESMSRAPWVMLKTDRAFSRVPPKLADTTVGWRFTNPAMPEPWTIPLAETAEVVAEDHGVGRGEQDAFAVESQRRAAAAIEADRFADEIVPVEVPQRKGEPLRVSGDEHPRPGTTPEQLARLRAAFRADGTVTAGNASGINDGAAAVLLASRAAADELGLRPMARVGASAVAGVEPQRMGIGPVPATRKALQRAGLTVDDLDLIELNEAFAAQALPCIAELGLDPARVNVNGGAIALGHPLGCTGAKILTTLVHEMRRRDASHGLVTMCIGVGQGIALLVHRDAETA, encoded by the coding sequence ATGAGCGGCCAGGACCGGACTCCGGTCATCATCGACGCCGTCCGCACGCCGGTGGGGCGCGCGGGCGGCGCGCTCTCGTCGATGCGGGCCGACGACCTCCTGGCGCACGCGATCCGCGCCCTCGTGGAGCGGACCGGCGTGCCGGCCGGCCGCATCGAGGACGTGATCGCCGGGTGCACGAACCAGGCCGGCGAGGACAACCGCAACGTGGCGCGGATGGCCGGGCTGCTGGCCGGACTCCCCGTCGAGGTCGCGGGCCAGACGGTGAACCGGCTCTGCGGGTCGGGGCTGCAGGCGGTCGTCACGGCCGCGCACGCGATCCGGGCCGGCGAGGGCGACGTGTTCATCGCGGGCGGCGTCGAGAGCATGTCCCGCGCGCCGTGGGTCATGCTGAAGACGGACCGGGCATTCTCGCGCGTGCCGCCGAAACTCGCGGACACGACGGTGGGGTGGCGCTTCACCAACCCCGCCATGCCCGAACCCTGGACGATCCCGCTCGCCGAGACGGCGGAGGTCGTGGCGGAGGATCACGGCGTCGGGCGCGGGGAGCAGGATGCCTTCGCGGTGGAGAGCCAGCGTCGTGCCGCCGCCGCGATCGAGGCGGACCGGTTCGCGGACGAGATCGTGCCGGTCGAGGTCCCGCAGCGGAAGGGCGAGCCGCTGCGGGTAAGCGGCGATGAGCACCCGCGCCCCGGCACGACGCCGGAACAGCTCGCCCGCCTGCGCGCCGCCTTCCGGGCGGACGGCACAGTGACGGCGGGGAACGCCTCGGGCATCAACGACGGGGCGGCCGCCGTCCTCCTCGCGAGCCGGGCCGCCGCGGACGAACTGGGCCTTCGGCCCATGGCCCGCGTGGGAGCTTCCGCGGTCGCCGGCGTGGAGCCGCAGCGCATGGGCATCGGACCCGTGCCAGCCACACGCAAGGCCCTGCAAAGAGCGGGACTTACAGTCGATGACCTCGACCTGATTGAACTCAACGAGGCGTTCGCCGCGCAGGCCCTGCCCTGCATCGCCGAGCTGGGGCTCGATCCGGCGCGGGTGAACGTGAACGGAGGCGCGATCGCGCTCGGCCATCCGCTCGGGTGTACCGGCGCCAAGATCCTCACGACGCTCGTCCACGAGATGCGGCGGCGGGACGCATCCCACGGGCTCGTCACGATGTGCATCGGGGTCGGCCAGGGGATCGCGCTCCTCGTGCACCGCGACGCGGAAACGGCATGA
- a CDS encoding enoyl-CoA hydratase: MSDGHVLVEIADGVGTLTLNRPDKLNAFIGEMRGEIAGGIEALGADDGVRAVIITGAGRAFCAGADVGYLTHLIETRAIDEALSLVEAGRRVASAIRGMPKPVIAAVNGPAAGGGANLALACDLRLASETASIGQTFNRIGLHPDWGGTYAVPRLTGPARAAELFFFAEMVPAAECERIGLVNRVVPADELMPLAREWARTLARKPPLPLRLAKEAVQRSLSSSFDEMMDYETAAQKACFESADALEGVRAFVEKRPPRFGSGGEDENPAATEEDTRV; this comes from the coding sequence ATGAGCGATGGACACGTCTTGGTCGAGATCGCCGACGGCGTGGGGACGCTCACGCTGAACCGGCCGGACAAGCTCAACGCCTTCATCGGCGAGATGCGGGGCGAGATCGCCGGCGGGATCGAGGCGCTCGGCGCGGACGACGGGGTGCGGGCGGTGATCATCACCGGAGCCGGACGGGCGTTCTGCGCCGGCGCCGACGTCGGGTACCTCACCCATCTCATCGAAACGCGGGCCATCGACGAGGCCCTCTCCCTCGTCGAGGCGGGACGCCGCGTCGCATCGGCCATCCGGGGGATGCCCAAGCCCGTGATCGCCGCCGTGAACGGACCCGCGGCGGGCGGCGGCGCGAACCTCGCCCTCGCCTGCGACCTGCGGCTTGCCTCCGAGACGGCGTCGATCGGGCAGACCTTCAACCGCATCGGCCTCCACCCGGACTGGGGCGGGACCTACGCCGTGCCCCGCCTCACGGGTCCGGCGCGCGCCGCGGAACTCTTCTTCTTCGCGGAGATGGTTCCGGCCGCCGAGTGCGAGCGGATCGGCCTCGTGAACCGCGTGGTCCCCGCGGACGAACTCATGCCGCTGGCCCGCGAGTGGGCGCGCACGCTGGCGCGCAAGCCGCCGCTGCCCCTGCGGCTCGCGAAGGAGGCGGTGCAGCGCTCCCTGTCGTCCAGCTTCGATGAGATGATGGACTACGAGACGGCGGCGCAGAAGGCCTGCTTCGAGTCCGCGGACGCGCTCGAGGGCGTGCGGGCCTTCGTGGAGAAGCGCCCGCCCCGGTTCGGAAGCGGCGGCGAGGACGAAAACCCGGCAGCGACGGAGGAAGATACGCGTGTCTGA
- a CDS encoding metallophosphoesterase, whose protein sequence is MRLWALSDLHVSHAENREALENLPACPDDWLILAGDVTHGAQRLESCFARLTPKFRQVVWVPGNHELWTIPDAPPELRGVALYEHLVGIARNHGVLTPEDPYPVVELREGPVLIAPLFLLYDYSFRPGHVRRDEVVRWARETRAVCSDEVMLHPDPWPDRDSWCAARCEDAAARLASAPADLPKLLVNHYPLEERHAVLPRIPRFTPWCGTRRTRGWHRRFNACAVVYGHLHIRDTHWLDGVPFQEVSLGYPGQWDRRRGIAAYLREVTTS, encoded by the coding sequence TTGCGTTTATGGGCGTTGTCCGACCTGCACGTCTCCCATGCGGAGAACCGGGAGGCGTTGGAGAATCTGCCCGCCTGTCCCGACGACTGGCTGATCCTGGCCGGCGACGTGACCCATGGCGCGCAGCGACTCGAGTCGTGCTTCGCCCGACTGACTCCGAAGTTCCGGCAGGTCGTCTGGGTTCCCGGAAACCACGAACTGTGGACGATACCGGATGCGCCTCCCGAACTCCGCGGGGTGGCCCTCTACGAACACCTGGTCGGGATCGCCCGCAACCACGGCGTTCTCACTCCCGAAGATCCTTATCCGGTGGTGGAACTGCGGGAGGGGCCGGTGCTGATCGCGCCGCTCTTCCTACTGTACGACTACAGCTTTCGGCCCGGGCACGTTCGGCGCGACGAGGTGGTTCGGTGGGCCCGGGAGACCCGCGCGGTCTGCTCCGACGAAGTGATGCTGCATCCCGACCCGTGGCCGGATCGGGACTCGTGGTGCGCCGCACGCTGCGAAGACGCGGCCGCCCGGCTCGCTTCGGCTCCGGCCGATCTTCCGAAGCTCCTGGTCAATCATTATCCGCTCGAAGAACGACACGCCGTGCTACCGAGAATTCCCCGCTTCACCCCGTGGTGCGGGACCCGCCGGACGCGGGGTTGGCACCGGCGGTTCAACGCGTGCGCCGTCGTGTACGGCCACCTCCACATCCGGGACACGCATTGGCTCGATGGCGTGCCCTTCCAGGAGGTCTCCCTGGGGTATCCGGGTCAGTGGGACCGCAGGCGTGGGATCGCCGCCTACCTGCGGGAGGTCACCACTTCCTGA
- a CDS encoding 3-hydroxyacyl-CoA dehydrogenase family protein: MTARPALAVLGAGTMGHGIAQVAAMAGYDTRLFDVMPEALETARERIEANLRKGIQRGKVTPDARDRALEGLSYSRYLGEAADGVGIAIEAVPEKLDLKQQVLARCGEAAADGALLATNTSSLSITALAEGLPSPDRVVGMHFFNPVHIMALVEIVRGEETSDETVARAREVAENLGKTPIVIADSPGFASSRLGLALGLEAIRMVEEGVASPEDIDTAMMLGYRHPMGPLKLGDLVGLDVRLDIARYLHEALGSPVFEPPALLERMVAAGRLGRKSGRGFYRWD; the protein is encoded by the coding sequence ATGACGGCGCGTCCGGCGCTGGCCGTGCTCGGGGCCGGCACGATGGGCCACGGGATCGCCCAGGTCGCGGCGATGGCCGGCTACGACACCCGTCTCTTCGACGTCATGCCCGAGGCGCTGGAAACGGCGCGCGAGCGCATCGAGGCCAACCTCCGCAAGGGGATTCAGCGCGGGAAGGTCACGCCCGACGCGCGCGACCGCGCGCTCGAAGGCTTGTCCTACAGCCGGTACCTGGGCGAAGCCGCCGACGGGGTCGGGATCGCGATCGAAGCCGTCCCGGAGAAGCTCGATCTCAAGCAGCAGGTCCTCGCCCGGTGCGGGGAGGCGGCCGCCGACGGCGCGCTGCTCGCCACGAACACCTCTTCCCTTTCCATCACCGCGCTCGCCGAGGGACTTCCTTCGCCCGACCGCGTGGTCGGGATGCACTTCTTCAACCCCGTCCACATCATGGCGCTCGTCGAGATCGTGCGCGGCGAGGAGACGTCCGACGAAACGGTGGCGAGGGCGCGCGAGGTCGCCGAAAACCTGGGGAAGACGCCGATCGTCATCGCCGACTCGCCGGGGTTCGCCTCCTCGCGGCTCGGACTTGCGCTCGGGCTGGAGGCGATCCGCATGGTGGAGGAGGGCGTGGCGAGCCCCGAGGACATCGACACCGCGATGATGCTCGGCTACCGGCACCCTATGGGACCGCTGAAACTCGGAGACCTCGTCGGGCTCGACGTCCGGCTCGACATCGCCCGCTACCTGCACGAGGCGCTGGGATCGCCCGTGTTCGAACCCCCCGCCCTGCTCGAGCGGATGGTGGCGGCGGGCCGCCTCGGCCGGAAGAGCGGACGCGGCTTCTACCGCTGGGATTGA
- a CDS encoding enoyl-CoA hydratase-related protein produces the protein MADTLIRYAAEDGVAVFTIDDPPANTYTYEMMRDLDDAILRARFDENVHVIVIRGEGDRFFSAGANIKMLQTSDPYFKYFFCLHANETLTRLEHTPKLVIGALNGHTVGGGLEIALACDIRIARRDAGKIGLPEVNLGVLPGTGGTQRLGRLLGKPKAIELMAEGRTFGFEEALELGLVNKVFEGDDEEFHAQVMEYARQFTPPHKASRAVGRIKRSVCSGVEVPFSEGLAIERELQQLLFQGDDAREGLAAYVERRAPEFAGR, from the coding sequence ATGGCTGACACGCTGATTCGATACGCGGCCGAGGACGGCGTCGCCGTCTTCACGATCGACGATCCGCCCGCGAACACATACACGTACGAGATGATGCGCGACCTGGACGACGCGATCCTGCGCGCGCGCTTTGACGAGAACGTCCACGTCATCGTCATCCGGGGCGAGGGAGACAGGTTCTTCTCCGCCGGGGCGAACATCAAGATGCTCCAGACCTCGGACCCCTACTTCAAGTACTTCTTCTGCCTGCACGCGAACGAGACGCTGACCCGCCTCGAGCACACGCCGAAGCTCGTGATCGGCGCCCTCAACGGTCACACGGTGGGCGGCGGTCTCGAGATCGCGCTCGCCTGCGACATCCGGATCGCGCGCCGGGACGCGGGGAAGATCGGGCTGCCGGAGGTGAACCTCGGCGTCCTCCCGGGGACGGGCGGGACGCAGCGGCTCGGCCGGCTGCTCGGGAAGCCGAAGGCCATCGAGTTGATGGCGGAGGGCCGCACGTTCGGGTTCGAGGAGGCGCTGGAACTGGGGCTCGTGAACAAGGTGTTCGAGGGGGATGACGAGGAATTCCACGCGCAGGTGATGGAGTACGCGCGGCAGTTCACGCCGCCCCACAAGGCGTCGCGGGCGGTGGGCCGCATCAAGCGGTCGGTGTGCAGCGGGGTCGAGGTGCCCTTCTCCGAGGGCCTCGCGATCGAGCGCGAGCTGCAGCAGCTCCTCTTCCAGGGGGACGACGCGCGCGAGGGCCTCGCGGCCTACGTCGAGCGCCGGGCGCCCGAGTTCGCGGGCCGCTAG
- a CDS encoding GNAT family N-acetyltransferase, with protein MSDTVTVRPARVGDIDELVAMWTRYMRIHALNPAYRRLRTDAIETRAGMFRRHIEEATSVVFVLEAEDGGLDGMLVCFVEENEPLFDPPRYVRIQTPFVRREERRKGNLRRLLRAAFEWAADWDIHEVRLFTGADNLIANALADDLGFEAVEVVRRYSLRPEPETNPGDWLE; from the coding sequence GTGTCTGACACAGTCACGGTTCGGCCGGCGCGGGTCGGCGACATCGACGAGCTCGTCGCGATGTGGACCCGGTACATGCGGATTCATGCCCTCAATCCCGCCTACCGGCGGCTCCGCACGGACGCGATCGAGACGCGCGCGGGCATGTTCCGCCGTCACATCGAAGAGGCCACGAGCGTCGTCTTCGTGCTGGAGGCGGAAGACGGCGGCCTCGACGGCATGCTCGTCTGTTTCGTGGAGGAGAACGAACCCCTGTTCGACCCGCCCCGCTACGTGCGCATCCAGACGCCGTTCGTGAGGCGGGAGGAGCGGCGCAAGGGGAACCTGCGGCGCCTCCTGCGCGCCGCCTTCGAGTGGGCGGCGGACTGGGACATCCACGAGGTGCGCCTCTTCACCGGAGCGGACAACCTGATCGCGAACGCGCTCGCCGACGACCTCGGCTTCGAGGCCGTCGAGGTCGTGCGCCGGTACTCGCTCCGCCCCGAACCGGAAACGAACCCGGGGGACTGGCTCGAATGA
- a CDS encoding type II toxin-antitoxin system VapC family toxin: MKLLLDTHIWLWSLLDPDRLSRRARRELTEPANTLALSPVSVWEALVLAETGRVLLKPDPWSWIRTALTVRPMTEIPLTFDIAFGSRSIRLDHGDPADRFIAATAMVHDLTLVTADASLLACPDIKAMPGV; this comes from the coding sequence GTGAAGCTGCTCCTCGATACCCACATCTGGCTCTGGAGCCTGCTGGATCCGGATCGGCTCTCCCGCCGGGCCCGCCGCGAACTGACCGAGCCGGCGAACACCCTGGCGTTGTCGCCCGTGAGCGTCTGGGAAGCATTGGTGCTCGCCGAGACGGGACGCGTGCTCCTCAAGCCGGATCCCTGGAGCTGGATCCGTACGGCCCTGACCGTACGGCCCATGACCGAAATCCCGCTGACGTTCGACATCGCGTTCGGCAGCCGCAGCATCCGCCTCGACCATGGTGATCCGGCCGACCGCTTCATCGCGGCCACCGCCATGGTGCACGATCTCACCCTGGTCACGGCGGACGCGTCGTTACTCGCGTGTCCCGACATCAAGGCGATGCCCGGCGTCTGA
- a CDS encoding HEPN domain-containing protein, translated as MRNVELAEDYLRRAKLRLKALDVLFEGEGWPDVVRESQEILELALKGLLRWCGVDPPRVHDVSGVLLAEKDRLPADLIGQAEALAAASRHLRRDRELAFYGAEDLTPTGFYSKEDAEAARAAARRTVEAVYPHVIGGHGQHNQEVVTSRR; from the coding sequence ATGCGCAACGTCGAGCTCGCCGAGGACTATCTCCGGCGCGCGAAGCTCCGGCTCAAAGCCCTGGACGTGTTGTTCGAAGGAGAGGGCTGGCCGGATGTGGTTCGGGAATCGCAGGAGATTCTGGAGCTGGCGCTCAAGGGGCTCCTGCGCTGGTGCGGCGTCGACCCGCCCCGGGTGCACGATGTGTCCGGCGTGCTGCTCGCCGAGAAGGACAGGCTACCCGCGGATCTGATCGGCCAAGCCGAGGCGCTGGCGGCCGCGTCCCGCCACCTCCGGCGGGACCGCGAACTCGCGTTCTACGGAGCGGAGGATCTCACGCCGACCGGATTCTACTCGAAGGAAGACGCGGAGGCCGCCCGCGCCGCCGCGCGCCGGACGGTCGAGGCGGTGTATCCGCACGTCATCGGAGGCCACGGACAGCACAATCAGGAAGTGGTGACCTCCCGCAGGTAG
- a CDS encoding toxin-antitoxin system HicB family antitoxin — translation MSNDTTAGNPDPSGRFVLRIDPGLHGALRTAARDASLSLNEYCARKLASPGAAPDPEASGLIERAARLLGESLVGVVAFGSWVRGESGAASDFDVLLIAEECLPITRELYGRWDREPALYWRGHEVEPHFVHLPPEGAVPSGTWAEVATDGLVLHERGWLVSERLADIRRMISAGRISRRLLHGQPYWVRAG, via the coding sequence ATGTCTAATGATACTACGGCCGGGAACCCGGACCCTTCGGGCCGCTTCGTCCTCCGCATCGACCCCGGCCTGCACGGTGCGCTGCGCACGGCCGCGCGGGACGCGTCTTTGTCGCTCAACGAGTATTGCGCCCGCAAGCTGGCCTCTCCGGGCGCCGCGCCGGATCCCGAAGCTTCCGGGTTGATCGAACGCGCGGCCCGGCTGCTTGGCGAATCGCTGGTCGGCGTCGTCGCGTTCGGCTCCTGGGTGCGCGGCGAGAGCGGAGCGGCCTCCGATTTCGATGTCCTGCTGATCGCCGAGGAATGTCTCCCGATCACGCGGGAGCTGTACGGGCGGTGGGACCGCGAGCCGGCGCTCTACTGGCGCGGCCACGAGGTCGAGCCGCACTTCGTCCACCTTCCGCCAGAGGGAGCCGTGCCTTCCGGCACGTGGGCGGAGGTGGCGACCGACGGGCTCGTCCTGCACGAACGGGGCTGGTTGGTGTCGGAGCGGCTCGCCGACATCCGTCGCATGATCTCGGCGGGCCGGATCTCGCGCCGTCTCCTCCACGGGCAGCCGTACTGGGTCCGGGCCGGTTGA
- a CDS encoding DUF6364 family protein yields the protein MKIRLTVTVDSDVARAAKRYARGRGVSLSSLVEASLKEMIQDEGPSFAARWRGQFRAANRDDPRYRAVARKYLLLAWVAVAGAVAGCGGAAPAGEAFLTRAERTEYRETSSYADVVDFLERAAASDASVHYTTYGYTNEGRRIPMVVVGDVEDASPASVRASGKTIVYLQGNIHAGEVCGKEALQMLLRDLLAGRHREWRESMVLLIAPIYNADGNERVLLTNRGRQHGPVGGMGQRPNAQGYDLNRDHMKLDSPEARSVARLFSEYDPHVAVDLHTTNGTQHAYHLTYSPPLHPNTPAEIEGFLREGLFPHVTEEIREKYGWEYYYYGNAFARGGDAPGWYTFDHRPRFNNNYIGLRNRIAILSEAYSYASFEERVLATLYFVEEILDYVHEHGADVRRIVADADAAGVTGDSLALRAVPERSAAPVDILMGATVEEAHPLTGRPLLLRADTQYVETMYEYGTFAPTLLERVPEAYLIPADLGDILTRLAAHGVELEPAGTGPIEVEAFRIDSVRTAEQPFQGRHEQTLLGSYEADSVTPAAGDMLARTDRPLGRLLFSLLEPQSDDGFANWGFLADRLRPGEVYPILRVSGG from the coding sequence ATGAAGATCAGGCTCACGGTCACGGTGGACTCCGACGTGGCACGAGCTGCCAAGCGATACGCGCGCGGTCGGGGTGTCTCCCTTTCATCGCTCGTCGAGGCGTCGCTGAAGGAGATGATTCAGGACGAGGGCCCTTCCTTCGCGGCGCGGTGGAGAGGACAGTTTCGAGCCGCGAATCGTGACGACCCCCGGTATAGGGCAGTGGCCCGAAAGTACCTCTTGCTCGCGTGGGTGGCGGTTGCGGGGGCGGTTGCGGGGTGCGGGGGGGCGGCGCCGGCGGGAGAGGCGTTTCTGACCCGCGCGGAGCGGACGGAGTACCGGGAGACCAGTTCGTACGCCGATGTCGTGGACTTCCTGGAGCGCGCCGCGGCGAGCGATGCGTCGGTCCACTACACGACGTACGGCTATACGAACGAGGGACGGCGGATCCCCATGGTCGTAGTGGGCGACGTGGAAGACGCGAGTCCGGCGTCCGTCAGGGCCTCGGGAAAGACGATCGTCTACCTGCAGGGCAACATCCACGCCGGCGAGGTGTGCGGGAAGGAGGCGCTCCAGATGCTGCTGCGCGACCTTCTCGCCGGGCGCCACCGCGAGTGGCGGGAGTCGATGGTCCTCCTCATCGCGCCCATCTACAACGCGGACGGCAACGAGCGGGTGCTCCTCACGAACCGCGGCCGTCAGCACGGGCCGGTCGGAGGGATGGGTCAGCGGCCGAACGCCCAGGGCTACGACCTCAACCGCGATCACATGAAGCTGGACTCGCCGGAGGCGCGATCGGTGGCGCGGCTGTTCAGCGAGTACGATCCGCACGTGGCCGTCGACCTGCACACGACGAACGGGACGCAGCACGCCTATCACCTCACGTACTCGCCGCCGCTCCACCCCAACACGCCGGCGGAGATCGAGGGTTTCCTGCGGGAGGGGCTCTTCCCCCACGTGACGGAGGAGATCCGGGAGAAGTACGGCTGGGAGTACTACTACTACGGCAACGCGTTCGCGCGGGGCGGGGACGCGCCCGGCTGGTACACCTTCGACCACCGTCCGCGGTTCAACAACAACTACATCGGTCTCCGCAACCGCATCGCCATCCTGAGCGAGGCCTACTCCTACGCGAGTTTCGAGGAGCGCGTGCTCGCGACGCTCTACTTCGTGGAGGAGATCCTCGACTACGTCCATGAGCACGGGGCCGACGTGCGGCGCATCGTCGCCGATGCCGATGCCGCCGGGGTGACGGGCGACTCGCTGGCGCTGCGCGCCGTCCCCGAACGCTCGGCCGCGCCCGTCGACATCCTCATGGGCGCCACCGTCGAGGAGGCGCACCCACTCACTGGACGTCCGCTGCTCCTGCGCGCCGATACGCAGTACGTCGAGACGATGTACGAGTACGGGACGTTCGCGCCGACGCTGCTGGAACGCGTACCCGAGGCCTACCTGATTCCCGCGGACCTGGGCGACATCCTGACCCGGCTCGCCGCGCACGGCGTCGAGCTGGAGCCGGCGGGGACGGGGCCCATCGAGGTCGAGGCGTTCCGCATCGACTCGGTGCGGACGGCCGAACAGCCGTTCCAGGGGCGTCACGAGCAGACGCTCCTCGGAAGCTACGAGGCGGACAGCGTCACCCCGGCCGCCGGAGACATGCTGGCCCGGACCGACCGGCCGCTCGGACGCCTGCTGTTCAGCCTGCTGGAGCCGCAGTCGGACGACGGCTTCGCGAACTGGGGATTCCTCGCGGACCGGCTGCGCCCCGGCGAGGTCTATCCCATCCTCCGCGTCTCAGGCGGCTGA
- a CDS encoding alpha/beta family hydrolase, which produces MNPQPPRAAAEVGATDRFPEQAQFVSLRVSEVSALLVRPPEPRAMLAFAHGAGAGIEQPFMSDMAQRLAGRGIASFRYHFPYMEARALSGRRRPPDRPAVLVETVRAAVAKAAALADGLPLLAGGKSMGGRMTSTAAAETPLPGVRGLVFFGFPLHAPGRPERAAERAAHLSAVTVPMLFLQGTRDALARWELIEGTCAALGPLATLQRLEGADHSFRVLKRSARTNEEVAEEVAASVAAWADRLVRGE; this is translated from the coding sequence GTGAATCCGCAACCTCCCCGCGCCGCTGCCGAGGTCGGAGCGACCGATCGCTTTCCCGAGCAGGCTCAGTTCGTTTCCCTGCGCGTGAGCGAAGTGTCCGCGTTGCTCGTCCGTCCGCCCGAGCCGCGCGCCATGCTCGCCTTCGCGCACGGGGCCGGGGCGGGGATCGAGCAGCCGTTCATGTCGGACATGGCGCAGCGGCTGGCGGGGCGGGGGATCGCGTCGTTTCGCTACCACTTCCCCTACATGGAGGCGCGGGCGCTTTCCGGCCGCCGCCGGCCCCCCGACCGTCCGGCGGTTCTCGTCGAAACCGTGCGGGCCGCCGTCGCGAAGGCGGCCGCCCTGGCCGACGGGCTGCCGCTGCTGGCGGGCGGCAAGTCGATGGGCGGCCGCATGACGTCGACCGCCGCCGCCGAGACGCCGCTGCCGGGCGTGCGGGGTCTCGTCTTCTTCGGCTTCCCGCTCCACGCGCCCGGCCGTCCGGAGCGCGCCGCCGAGCGCGCGGCCCACCTGAGTGCCGTCACCGTCCCCATGCTCTTCCTGCAGGGAACTCGCGACGCCCTCGCCCGCTGGGAGCTGATCGAAGGGACGTGCGCCGCGCTCGGCCCGCTCGCCACGCTCCAGCGTCTCGAGGGCGCCGACCACTCCTTCCGCGTCCTCAAGCGCAGCGCCCGCACGAACGAGGAGGTCGCCGAGGAGGTCGCCGCGAGTGTGGCCGCCTGGGCCGACCGACTTGTTCGAGGAGAATAG
- a CDS encoding thymidine kinase translates to MRRRAGVGWVEVVAGVMFSGKSEELIRRVRRALIAGRRVQLFKSHLDDRYGGQFRISSHDGREIDAEPVSSSVEVADKVRPSTQVVAIDEAQFLDDGICEVVDALADAGMRVIAVGTDMDFRGEPFGPMGLLLARAERIDKLTAICVVCGDAATRNQRLIDGQPAPAEGPTIQVGGAESYEARCRRCHDVPQRDRSQTELSLRREAEGWEGV, encoded by the coding sequence ATGCGGCGCAGGGCGGGAGTTGGGTGGGTCGAAGTCGTCGCCGGGGTCATGTTCAGCGGCAAGTCCGAGGAGTTGATCCGGCGCGTGCGGCGTGCCCTCATCGCGGGCCGGCGGGTCCAACTCTTCAAGTCCCACCTCGACGACCGCTACGGCGGCCAGTTCCGCATCTCGTCCCACGACGGGCGCGAGATCGACGCCGAGCCCGTGTCCAGTTCCGTGGAGGTGGCCGATAAGGTTCGCCCGTCGACGCAGGTCGTCGCGATCGACGAGGCGCAGTTCCTGGACGACGGGATCTGCGAGGTCGTGGACGCGCTGGCCGATGCGGGGATGCGCGTGATCGCGGTCGGGACCGACATGGACTTCCGCGGCGAGCCCTTCGGCCCCATGGGGCTGCTCCTGGCGCGGGCCGAGCGGATCGACAAGCTGACCGCGATCTGCGTCGTGTGCGGCGACGCGGCGACGAGAAACCAGCGCCTCATCGACGGGCAGCCGGCGCCCGCCGAGGGCCCGACGATCCAGGTGGGAGGCGCCGAGTCGTACGAGGCGCGCTGCCGCCGCTGCCACGACGTGCCGCAGCGGGATCGCAGCCAGACGGAGCTGTCGCTGCGGCGCGAAGCGGAGGGCTGGGAAGGCGTTTAG
- a CDS encoding helix-turn-helix domain-containing protein has protein sequence MEAALEEVLAHVRGRTQLPCRIVDDPAAEHIVALRKRMKLSRKKFADSFGLDARAVQEWEQGRRVPDRAARVLLTVIDRDPEAVLRALGR, from the coding sequence GTGGAGGCGGCGCTCGAAGAAGTGCTCGCCCATGTGCGCGGCCGAACGCAGCTTCCCTGCCGCATCGTTGACGACCCCGCCGCCGAGCACATTGTGGCGCTACGCAAGCGCATGAAGTTGAGCCGCAAGAAGTTTGCGGACAGCTTCGGGCTGGATGCTCGCGCGGTGCAGGAGTGGGAACAGGGCCGACGGGTCCCGGATCGCGCGGCTCGTGTCCTGCTTACCGTTATCGACCGCGATCCCGAGGCGGTCCTGCGCGCCCTCGGCAGGTAG